The DNA region TGCGCTCACATTCCGATCGAAAGTCTTTGAATTCATCGCGCTTATTCAGGAAAGCTAAAAAGTCGTCCTCCGAATCGAATACGATTTTCACAGGAAGTGTTTGCATTCCGAATTTTCTAGTTTCTCTTTGAACAGACACAAGTCTGAACCCGAATTCTTTCCGCTCTTTGGATCCTTCCTTTATTTCTTCAAGCAGAGAAGGATTCCGAATCAACTCTGCAGGTTCGACTTTTCCTGTAGGAATTTCCCAAGGAAAAGAATCTATTCGTAAAATGGAATGGAATAAAATCTTATTATAATAAGATAGTGACTTTTTACGGATCTCTTCGAAAGAAATCATTTGTCAAAATTTTCCTGATTTTCGATCCCCATTCGTATTTTCATCCGGATCCAATTTCTCCTTTTTTATTCTGTAGACTCTCGAATCGCTTCCTTCCAAATTATTCTTAACAAAATATACATTTTGTATATAAGGTTCCACGACCGAAATCTTGTCCATCGGGGTGACGACCAATAATTGCAAACCCAATTGTCTAAATAGATCCATTGCATATCTGGAATTTTCATGGTCCAAATTATTAAACATTTCGTCGATGACTACAAAACGAAAAGAATCTTGCTCTCGAATTTTAAACTGATAGGCAATCGCGGAAGCAAGTATGGTGTAGGCAAGCTTTACCGTTTGTCCTCCGGATTTTCCGGCTGATGAATCATACACTTGCAGTATCTCTTCAGTCTCTCGATGAAATTCCGCCGCTTGAAAATCTAACCAATTTCTTGGATCGGTTACGAGTCTAGACCAACGATCGGTCCCATTTTCACCTTTTAGCTTTCCTAAAAGTTCCCGAATTCTGGCAAATTTCTCTTCATTATTGGAAGAATCACCCACATCAGGAATACTTGCACGAAGCATTTCTTTAAAACCTATATCGCCCACTATTTCTCGATCTTTCGTTTCGAAATATCGAATTTGAATATAAGATTTTCCTTTAGAATAGTCCAAATACCGTAAAGAACTATTAAGTTCGTCGATCCGTTCCTTTATTTCGGCTACGTCGTCTTCTAATTCAGCCTTAAATTCCAGAATTTGTTTGGCAACCTTATCAGACATCATCTCTCGGAACTTATCTTGAAACTCCGGAAGCCTATCCTTACGAATTCTTTCAGTTAATTTTGCAAATGCCCCCGCATTTAAAACGGAAACCGACAATTCTTCTCGATCCGCTTCTTCTTGGAAACGTTTCACGTAACGATCCATCGCCTTGTTCAACTCTTCGCCAATCGAATCCCTTTTTCTAAGATGATCGTCTCGTTCATTTGTCAGCATTTCGAAAAATTTTCTTTCATTTTCGGAGATTGATTCAAGTGTAATAACCATGCCAGACAGTCGTTCCGCTATAACTGGGCCTATTTGCGCAGACATTTCGGGATCGATTTCTTTGATCCTAAAAGTTAGTTCATCCATCTCTTTTCGTAAATTAGAAAGCCTCTCCTCAACGATTGTAAATTCCTTGGTAGTCTCCTTTTCTCGACCTTCGGCTTCGGATAGGCGAACTTTTGCAAGTTCGTATTGTTCTTTTAATTTCCCGTATTCAACGGAGAGAATTTCCAAGTCTTGGATTTGCTTTTGAGTTTCTAGTATCGGTTCTTCGAGACTTTGGTCATCGATTTGAGAAAATTGTTCGAAACGCAGAAATGATTTCAAATCGTCCCGCAAACGGTCGTTTTGTATTTCCTCTTCTTTGACTTTCTTTATTTCCAATTCTATTTTATATACTTCTTGACCTAATTTGACGAACTCGCCTTCCAAAGCGGAAATTTTTTCCTGGTTATTCCATCCCAAGATATAGTCCCTTGCGTCGTTAAGACTCTTGCGATCATCTTTCTCGTGACGAATTTTTCCAGATTTGATGAGTCCTTCTTTCGTGACTGCCTTCTCTTCCTTTCTCAATCTTTGTAGGTCAGAGCAAATATGCCCGAATTCCCTTAAGATCTGAGCCTCTAACCATTCTTTCTGGGATCTCTGCAAGTCGGGCTTTATTTCTAATTTGTAAAATACTTCATCCCTATCTTTAGGTTGCAATAATGGTCCGGCAGATGATAACATCCGAGAAAAAACAAGTTTTCCACCCAAATAGGAGGAATTCACATACCCCGAAACTTTTTCATATTCCTCTTCAGTAACTAACATCCGTAAGCCGAAACTTCTCAAAAGCCTTTCCAAAGCTCCCGTCCATTCTTTTTCGGAATCCTTGACCCGAATTAGCTCACATACAAAAGGAAACATTTTTTCGGAAAGTCCCAATTCTTCGGACATCTTGGCGCGTATCTCGGACTGAGTTTTGGGGAGATTTTCCCTATTTTTCTTCAAATGTTCCAACTCGGAACGTATAGAGTGAAATTCGGATTCCAGCTCTTTTTTTTGAACCATCAAATCGCCGAGTCGATCTCGAATCTCTTCCCGAGTGGATTCGGTCTCAGACAGCTTTTCCCCTGCTTTTTGGTAATTCGAGTAAAAGACTTCTTCAGTTAAAACATTTTTCAAACCGATCTTTCGAAGATATTCAGAATATTTTTCCTTTTCCGACCTTCTCCTTTTTTGCTCCAAAAAGATCACATCGTATTTTCTCTTTAGGTCTGAAATTCTCTTTTGAGTATCATTATTTTCCAATGCATTAAACAATTCCCTCTCATCTCTCTTGAACGACTCAACTTGGTCGCTAAGGACCTTTAATCGGTCTTGAATCCGGGAAAGATCGAGGATATACTCTTGTTCTTTAATTTTATGAAGCTCGTAACTTTTCTTTGAGAAGTATATAGGAACAAACCGGATTAAATCCTGCACATTCCTAACTTTTTCATCCCATTCCCTATATTCCGCCCCCTTCCGCTCTATCGGTTCCAATAGTTTTAATTGCTCTCTGGCATTTAGGATAGCTTGGTAGGTTTCGCTTAAATCTGAAAAGTTCCTATCCAATTCTTCGATTCTATCTCTTTTGTCTCTGGATTCGAGCATGTGCTCCCTTACAAATTCGTTTAAAACTCCTAAGGACTTTATCGCCACAATTTGATTGAATAAATCTGTGGCTTTTTCAGAAGCTAGACCCACCGCTTTTCTAAAATCTACTGCATATGCTTTAAAATTATCGTAAATTCTTGCGCCGCTATTTTTTAAGTCAGATCGAAGCTCTTTAACGGTTCTGTTACTTAAAAGCAAATCCTTTTCAAACTCAAGAATTTCATTCGAAACCAGAAAGATTTTTCTTAGCTCTCCCGATTCGAACCAGAAAATCTGGGCAATCCGAATTTGAGGATTTTTTCCTTTTGCTTCGAATATTGCGGATAGAACAGAGTAGCATTCCTCTTGTTTTCCTCTGATCTTTAGAATTCCCTCACTACCGGATGCGAACCGACGGTAATGTCCTTCAACGTATGTTTTCTCCGATCTATCCCTCTTTTTACTTTCTAGTCCTGAAGCTAAATTATAATTTCTTTTCGCCGAAGGAACCAGTAAAGTAAGGATTGCATCCACCAAAGTCGATTTTCCAGATCCATTTGCACCCGTTAGCAGAAAAGTCTCGCCTTCAGAATTCAACTTCCATATCTTTCCATGAAAGGTCCCCCAATTCAAAATTTCCAAAGATTTTAATCTGTATCCGCTATTTGTGGAGATTTCACCGGGTGAAAATAGATCTAGCATTGATACTACTCTGATCCTTGCTTAAATTTTGTTCGCAGTCTTTCCAAATCCGAAACTGTGATTTTAGCTTTTAAAATTTTCTCTATTCGTGCAGTATCTGAATCGATCTGCTTTATAAAACCCATGTCTTCGGCCTTTTTAAAAAGCCTTTCGAACTTTTTCTGGGTGTCGATTTCATCTGAAGAATCAGGAAAAAAAGGACGAACGCGATCAAATATTTCCCCTTTTCTAAGAACAACAGATCCTGATGGGTCCGCTTCTTCCAGTTCGATGATACATTCGCGTAGTAGAACAAGAAATAAAGTTTCTTCCTTTGTTAAAGGCAACCTTCTAGTCAAAACAGGAAGTTTCTCTTCGGACTCAATGCTCTCATCTTCGGAAGTTTGTCGTAAAAACGCATAGCCGTCCTCTCTATCTAAATGCAGAAATAATCCGATTTTTTCAAAGTATTCTCTTACTTGTCTCTCATACGTAAGAAGATTATCCCAAGCTTTAAAATCCGATTCGATTCCAATTGGTCCTTTTAAGAGTTTTAATACTGCTGTAGCAAAAAGAGCTATTTTATCCATCAGTGCCTACCCTATAAATTCCTTTTGGAACCCGATAAGCGCTAAGTTTTTGGTCTCCAGAAGATTTCAAAGAGGGAAAACATAAAAAGGTTTCCACATCGTCCAGGAAATGATTTTCTCCTCGGGCGGCGATCCAAACATAGGCGACCAGGCTCTCGAATCCGATATCATCTGGAAATGTGTCGAGAACCTTTTCCAAAGTTATCTCCGGATAGCTCCGAAGTAGACTTAATATTCTATTTTCGTAAATTTCCAAATCGACCCCGCGTATTGACTCCAAAAAATCAATCGACAGCGATTCCTCTTCGTCATTTGAGATCTGAATCGATTTAAAAGCATCTACCGGGTCTCCCGTCCAAAGAGGACGTTCCATCGGAAGACGAATCTCAATCTCCTCCATTGAATGGAAATTTTCATTATCGTAATCGAATCTTCTTTCGATTACGATATTCTTAATTTCAGAGATAAGTTCCTTAGACCTTCTATTTTCTCGAAGAGTCCTTTCTACAAGACTCTTCTTGAGTTGCTCCGACATTCTGGAAACAACCCCGTTTACTCTGCTTCCCGCCTCTCTCAAATTACGTCTAAAATTTCTGAAAAATTTTCGATCATCCAAAGCGATTACATCTTTTAATAAATAAAGAGAATCTAATATACTTTCAAATTTTTCCTGACTTTTTTCGGACCTCAGAAAATCCCAAAAAGCTTGAAAACTTCTTCCTTGTTCCGATTGAAGCAATTCCTGATCTCCATCCAATGCGAATTGCAAAATTTCTCCCTTTTGCGCCACATCCAAATATTTCTTATGGATCAACTTGGTTATTTCGTTAAAATTCCCTTCTACTTGCCTAAAATCCGAAAGAAGTGCTAAAGCTTCCTTTCGCGCATATACATATTGGCTTCGGATTCGCTCGCTTGGGAAAATGGAAACCTCATCCCCTAATTTGAGCTTTCCGATCTGTTCATCTAAAACATCCCTTTTTAGTTCTAGCTGTTTGATTTTCTCCTTCGGATCCGAAACGCTCTCCTCTACGATTTCCTTTAATTTATTTAACACGGAAAAGAAACGGGATTCCGTTCCTATCGCCTCCCGTTCGTTTAAAGAACGCAAGTCTTCTATCCAGGAGAAAACCTTTTCCAATTCGCTCGTCGGCTCCAATATAATTTCTTCATTTCCTTCGGAAGAACGAATCCTTCTATATAGAAAATTTTCTCCCACCCATTCGCTAATATATACCTCTGCTTCTCTATATAAACTAAGATCATGGACCTCTCGGATATTCTCTAATTCATGACGCAGCAATATCTTAAGTTCCTCAAAGGGAACAAAATTTCTCCCAGAGTCCCTAAAATATTTTTCCAAAAAATATAAGATAAAAGGAGCGTTATCCTTTTTCAACAGACGAATTGCAGGAGAGCCAAATAATCTATTTAAAATCCGATAATCCATATATAAGAGCTCCTATTCCCATAGGCGAAGAGCGCCCCCACTATCAAGACTTACTTTCGGTGTCTTTACTCACCATACCCCATTCGCTCGATATCGCAAAAACATCCAAGATTAATGTTTTTTCTGTTATCACAAAATATCCATTTCAGAATTGAATCAATCCCGGTATTATCAAGAATATTTCATTTCATCTTCAAATTATGATTATATTCTTATTTCAGAAAATAAATGGAACATAATTTATTTTTTCATAATATATAAAACCCATTCTTCAAAGTGGAACTTAAAAAATCCTTTTCTTTCAATCAACGAGAATCTATACATCCGCTTGGCCTTATTTTGGATTGGTTTCAAATCATGTCAATAAGAACTAATGTAATAAATCTCGCTTAGTTTTGGAATGCCAGAACTGGGACTCCAAGAAGATCGAATCCAGAAATCCTGCAAAGGGTTTAATTTTCCATTCGGAGCGAGGTTCCAATTATTGCTCTCGTGAATTCGCGAGCTTCTGTCTTTAAATAAAATCAGGAGGGGCAATGGCAGAAAAGGGAATTGTTGGGGCAACGCTATCGCGGAGTCTTTTCTTCGGCTCCCGATAGGAATGGAATATAGTGTCTTCTATAATAGACAAAGAGTTCACTCATTCTTAGGATGCATAGGTCCTACTGAATTTGAAGAGAAAATCGCTTAAAATGTGTCTCCAAATGTAACTAGGTTATTGTTTGTGCTTTTCTTTAAAATCAACAATTCCTCATCCACCTTCCCAGGGATTAAATCATTCAATTCTCGATTATCGAATTTCGATTTTCTAAATAGGGCCTT from Leptospira fainei serovar Hurstbridge str. BUT 6 includes:
- a CDS encoding DUF3375 family protein, encoding MDYRILNRLFGSPAIRLLKKDNAPFILYFLEKYFRDSGRNFVPFEELKILLRHELENIREVHDLSLYREAEVYISEWVGENFLYRRIRSSEGNEEIILEPTSELEKVFSWIEDLRSLNEREAIGTESRFFSVLNKLKEIVEESVSDPKEKIKQLELKRDVLDEQIGKLKLGDEVSIFPSERIRSQYVYARKEALALLSDFRQVEGNFNEITKLIHKKYLDVAQKGEILQFALDGDQELLQSEQGRSFQAFWDFLRSEKSQEKFESILDSLYLLKDVIALDDRKFFRNFRRNLREAGSRVNGVVSRMSEQLKKSLVERTLRENRRSKELISEIKNIVIERRFDYDNENFHSMEEIEIRLPMERPLWTGDPVDAFKSIQISNDEEESLSIDFLESIRGVDLEIYENRILSLLRSYPEITLEKVLDTFPDDIGFESLVAYVWIAARGENHFLDDVETFLCFPSLKSSGDQKLSAYRVPKGIYRVGTDG
- a CDS encoding ATP-binding protein, with the translated sequence MLDLFSPGEISTNSGYRLKSLEILNWGTFHGKIWKLNSEGETFLLTGANGSGKSTLVDAILTLLVPSAKRNYNLASGLESKKRDRSEKTYVEGHYRRFASGSEGILKIRGKQEECYSVLSAIFEAKGKNPQIRIAQIFWFESGELRKIFLVSNEILEFEKDLLLSNRTVKELRSDLKNSGARIYDNFKAYAVDFRKAVGLASEKATDLFNQIVAIKSLGVLNEFVREHMLESRDKRDRIEELDRNFSDLSETYQAILNAREQLKLLEPIERKGAEYREWDEKVRNVQDLIRFVPIYFSKKSYELHKIKEQEYILDLSRIQDRLKVLSDQVESFKRDERELFNALENNDTQKRISDLKRKYDVIFLEQKRRRSEKEKYSEYLRKIGLKNVLTEEVFYSNYQKAGEKLSETESTREEIRDRLGDLMVQKKELESEFHSIRSELEHLKKNRENLPKTQSEIRAKMSEELGLSEKMFPFVCELIRVKDSEKEWTGALERLLRSFGLRMLVTEEEYEKVSGYVNSSYLGGKLVFSRMLSSAGPLLQPKDRDEVFYKLEIKPDLQRSQKEWLEAQILREFGHICSDLQRLRKEEKAVTKEGLIKSGKIRHEKDDRKSLNDARDYILGWNNQEKISALEGEFVKLGQEVYKIELEIKKVKEEEIQNDRLRDDLKSFLRFEQFSQIDDQSLEEPILETQKQIQDLEILSVEYGKLKEQYELAKVRLSEAEGREKETTKEFTIVEERLSNLRKEMDELTFRIKEIDPEMSAQIGPVIAERLSGMVITLESISENERKFFEMLTNERDDHLRKRDSIGEELNKAMDRYVKRFQEEADREELSVSVLNAGAFAKLTERIRKDRLPEFQDKFREMMSDKVAKQILEFKAELEDDVAEIKERIDELNSSLRYLDYSKGKSYIQIRYFETKDREIVGDIGFKEMLRASIPDVGDSSNNEEKFARIRELLGKLKGENGTDRWSRLVTDPRNWLDFQAAEFHRETEEILQVYDSSAGKSGGQTVKLAYTILASAIAYQFKIREQDSFRFVVIDEMFNNLDHENSRYAMDLFRQLGLQLLVVTPMDKISVVEPYIQNVYFVKNNLEGSDSRVYRIKKEKLDPDENTNGDRKSGKF
- a CDS encoding DUF4194 domain-containing protein, whose amino-acid sequence is MDKIALFATAVLKLLKGPIGIESDFKAWDNLLTYERQVREYFEKIGLFLHLDREDGYAFLRQTSEDESIESEEKLPVLTRRLPLTKEETLFLVLLRECIIELEEADPSGSVVLRKGEIFDRVRPFFPDSSDEIDTQKKFERLFKKAEDMGFIKQIDSDTARIEKILKAKITVSDLERLRTKFKQGSE